ctcaatttttcttcaatcatttcatttttatgttgtcaaaaattgagttatgataATCCGTAATGAgttgttcatattttttatttgagatgaaTTATTTGATCATATACTCGTTGGTCTAACATTGCCTCAAATTCTAGTGTTTAAGTGTTCAAGATTGATTGTGAACATCCAATGGTTGAAACACTACGAGTAGTCCGTAAATTCTCGACCGTAGTATTTGAGAGTTAGTACACCCGATTTTTAACGAGTCcactaaatttttttacctCCAACCACAAATCTAAATCGATATCCAAGTAGGTTAATGGATTGTCTCCGTATCTATCCTTCAACTGGCTGTTGTatgtctcttaaaaaaaaaaaataaattcatcaaattcaagtaaataataacttaaagaaaaaaaatgattgaaaaataatatatcaaagaGTTTTGAGCCCGACTATCATTGAATTGCTGCATCTTTTTTTGGTTGTCATCACTCTGCACATGtgtttccttaaaaaaatttgtaaggTTTGGCTTTAAGTCTAAGTACTATAGCCTCTGAGATACAAATGTtattagttaaatatatttataaaaaaataacaaatacaaaaaatggatgaaattaaaaataaaaacttatcattTGCTTTGaatgtgaaacaaatgaaatgaaattattgatGTGCATGGTAATAAAACCGTGAACAGACCAGCTTCGATTCCTACATTGAACTGAACTTTGAATCACTTTGAACAAacgaaaaaaattcaaatacctATAGAATCACTTTTAAAACGTTGAAAGAATCCGCATCCGGATATCAGTCATAGGGAGATGGATGAAGAAAATGGTTGCAACCCATCAAATCTCGAGGAGTATTTTAGTAAAAGCAGCATAAATATCAAAGTAGAATCAACAAAAGAGTTAAGAAAAGGGTACAATTTCTAaccattttgtttgtttgcttgTAAGCGTTAAAGTCAACAATTCATCTTGACCACTCAACCTCGTCCGATTCCGTTATCCATCCATCGTAGTGAAACAGTATAGTGAGAGTTCTCGGGGATTTGTTCTTGTAGAGAATCCATGgtgacacattttttttattgaaaattcaaaaacattaaatatagaTAATTCATGTACAACGTGAATAATGTATCTATCAATTTCAAATTCAactttatatcaaaattaaactcaattttattaaataacaaataaaattacttatCACAAATCTCAAAGAAATCCTAATATACAAATTAtgtattaatacaaaaaaacaaaaaacaaacacttgcCTACTTGGTGCAGCGAAGTTTCATAAGAAATAGAACCAAGAGACAAAAGTTGACATTGCTAATAAATACAGATCGATACCAATACCTTTGGTGGCTAGATTTTTAAAGAGAGTTGCCGAatttactagaaaaaataaattgaagggcctgtttttttttgacaaaagattgaaaaagaaaGGGGGGGAGAAACTTTGATGTTTTAATTCATTCAATTTTGTCGGATGGCTGACGAgttaaattgtcaaaaaaaatttattgatttttttgttttttctattccattgtaatttttattagaaattattgatgaaaaaaattctatcgctatttttattaaaaattactaatataatattttttatcagtattatcatttttatttgtcaattttctattagttacaaaaataatgaatttttatctaacctaatttttattttaaattgacatAAAGTGACTAAAagatttaaatagattttttaagggGACTTGAAGAATGAAATATGTGTCCCAacccaaaaaaatttagaaaaaaacttaattatcaatACACAGGTTTttgtctcatatttttttttcttataaaaaaatcaattaattgtaaTAATCAGTTTGTTAGTATTCTACAAATAACTCCTTTGTCAactatttttcatttgaatcGATGTTTACACATCCAACACACAAAAGTCGTACTATGAATGAATGAAAATGCCTCCTCCTCACCTGCTATGCACGTAACCATTCATTTAGGATGAAACTTGAGTTTCCCCTCCGCTAAACACAACAAATTGcaaatataattcatattaaaacatacaataatttataatttatcaatttaatgtttacCACTCTCACTTCTTTTTCTATATCATTACTATGACCACCTTACACTCacatagcaaataaaaaatctaatttttaaaaataaaactttaactaaTCAAACTTGTTACAAATCTTACAATCATTTAGAGTTtacatggtttttaattttaaaattttaataaattaattaagatatacatAAACTAATTCGGTCacttattgttaaaaaaaatatatatagaatgactaataataataataataattttttctccaATGCATTGGTAGCattatattactattattattgtcatcGAGCgcgtgtgtattttttttttttttttgggagggaGGGGGCCGGTGGGGCATAGGGTTGTTGATTTCACGTTTAAGACATGGTCAAGATGGGCAGCACATGCGTCCAACTAGCTAAGGTAAGGACGCTAGGGCCTTATCGAGAGGTTGGGCTTCGAAGGTTCTGTCTTTGAAAATTAGAACCTGGCTTTCCGCGTTCTTTATTCGGGAAGAAGCAATCCAAGCTACTCCTTACTGGAAAGTCAATTCATGGGTTCCAACATATAGTCATATTATAAgcgaaaacaaagaaaataacagcAAAACCAAGGAACACAGCGCCTACAGTTTCGTGGAAATGCACCTACCCTCTTGGCTGTGTTCAATTTAATTCCCAGGGAGGTGTTCTTGCGTGTTTTGAAAAATCCgttatttttatccaatttcgtctctctttttttccatgTGTTTTGGTAGGTCTTTCTTTGAAAGTTCAAAGGTCTAATTTATTGATATCTTGACAAAGTAAAATTAATCATCCCGTGGATCCCCGAGGGTTTCTTATATAAATAGCCAAGGACGCAGGCTAATATGATCACCACAAAGCGAGGGCGACCTGAGGAACACCATCGATtatatacagagagagagagagagagagagagagagatttgattATATATCGTTACGAGAGCAGTGAAAGGAAATGGGGATAAGCAGGTTGGGTTTTATCGTAGGGCTGATATGGTTTATGGCCATGGACTGGCAGGTCCTTTGCATGGCTCAAAGCAATGTTCACCACTATAATTTTGTTGTAAGCCTTTACTTCTTCATGCTTGCAGACtgcttcttcctcctcctcctcctcttcttctttgatTTATACTTGGCCTAATCCATTTTGTTAACTGGGTTTACGTTATGCACTCTGCTTATTCAAAACTCCCATTAATTGGTTCAGCTAAATGCTTAAAACAttgccttttaatttataacttttcttcttctttatttgcaGCTACAACAAGCCCAGTTTACAAGATTGTGCGAGACAAAGACTATGCTTACTGTAAATGGAAGTTTTCCAGGGCCAACAATACATGCTCGTAGAGGCGATACAATTTATGTCAACGTGCACAATGAAGGAGAATACGGTGTCACGATTCACTGGTAATCTTtctttaataagataaaaaatggtgttgaaaaaaaacacaaaaaactctGATAGGTCAGATAAgattaaatactttaatttgtAGAACGTGGTActgtttatttcattaattatatcatcAATTTTCTAGATATGAAGGTCCCAATTAGGCGAACCTAACATTTGTGTTTTAATATTCTTATATTTCAGGCATGGAGTGAAGCAACCAAGAAATCCATGGTCTGATGGCCCCGAGAATGTCACACAGTGCCCAATTCAGCCAGGAAAAAACTTCACGTACGAGGTCATATTATCTGATGAAGAAGGAACTCTGTGGTGGCATGCACATAGCGACTGGACTCGAGCCACAGTCCATGGTGCCATTGTCATCTCGCCGGCTAATGGAACCACTTATCCGTTTCCCGCACCATATGCAGAACAAACAATTATTATTGGTGCGCAACGAGTTCCATCATGGATTGTTATTGTTTGTTCAAAAAAGAAAGTTTCCAATCAAACGTCTCAGACCCTCTTTCTAAATTGTACATCTGaccttttaaatttcaaaaaaaaattgtttgcagGATCTTGGTTTAAGGGTGATGTGAAGGCGGTGATCGACGAAGCTCTTGCAACTGGTGGAACACCTAATATATCCAACAGTCTTACCATCAATGGCCAGCCAGGAGATCTGTATCCATGCTCCGAAGGTAAGCCATGCATGCCGTAACTATGTGAATAATTTGGAGATAagtggaggaaaaaaaattcaattatcatCATGACTATAATAGTAACTcacatttttcatatttgttgcAGAAAACACATACCGTTTGAACGTTAATTCAGGCAGGACTTACCTTCTGCGAGTCATAAATGCGGTGATGAACGAAGAACAATTCTTCGGAATTGCGGGCCATAGCCTCACAGTTGTTGGACAAGACGCTGCATACATAAAACCCATAACCACCAACTACATAATGATCACCCCAGGACAGACAATGGACATTTTGGTCACAGCAAATCAGCCTCCAAGCTATTATTACATTGCTTCTCACTCTTTTGCTGATGGTCCTCTTGCTCCTTATGACAAGACCACTACTACAGCTATTTTCCAATATAATGGCAACTATAGCCGCCCTTCATCTATTCCACTCCCCGTCCTCCCAATATTTAATGATACTGCGGCTGCAGATAACTACACCAGTCGTGTCAGGGGTTTAGCTAGCAGTGACCACCCTGTTAATGTCCCTCAAACAGTTAACCGAAGTCTTTATATTACcgtttctttgaattttttgccTTGCACCGAGGCAACATGTATTAATTCAACTCGGTTTGCTGCAAGCATGAACAACGTCAGTTTTCAATTTCAGCCAATTGATATATTGCAAGCCTACTATAGAAGTATCAATGGTGTTTTCGACGCAGATTTCCCAAGTGAGCCACTAAAGTATTTCAACTTCACTGGAAATGTGACGGGTATTAATGTCGCTACGGGCAGAGCAACAAAGGTGACGATGTTGAATTATGGAGAAGCAGTTGAGATTGTCTTTCAAGGGACCAATTTGTTAGATGCGGTGAACCATCCTATCCATCTCCATGGATTTAGTTTCTACTTGGTTGGTCATGGCAAGGGTAATTTCAACAACGAGACTGATCCCAAGTCTTACAACTTGATCGATCCTCCTGAAATCAACACCGTTGCACTTCCTCGGAGTGGGTGGGCTGCCATCAGATTTGTCGCCAACAATCCTGGTAAGTCCTCTATAAGATATCTCTTACCAATAGTTTAAGTTTTCTAATCCTCGTACAGTTTAACAGTACCGGGGACAGCTAGCTCCACTATTTTAAGCATAAATAGGGTGTTTGGAAATATGGTTgctattactttttaaagtgttttttatttagaaaaatatgttaataatatttttttattttttaaaaattatttttaagatcaggacatcagatttgaaaacatcaaaaacatattaattaaaaagaaaattaaattttttcagagCTGCTTGTAAAAAACATTCCCAAACAGGCCCAAAATGTCCTTTTCCAAGTCTTGTTGTATAGCGATATTGAGCATGGATCCAATTTTTCAGGGGTGTGGTTCATCCATTGTCACTTGGAAAGGCACTCAAGCTGGGGCATGGACACTGTTCTCATCGTGAGGAACGGCAGAACAAGGTCACAAAGTATGCGCCCTCCTCCGGCGTCCCTGCCGTCTTGCTCCTAGTCCTCTGCAATATCGCAAGTGAAGCAAATGCCTGTTTAATCAAGATTTAATTATtcgaatattttaattttttctttcgtAGCATTATGGTCATTGTGATCTGAATAAATCCTTAAGAAAGaacatgtcattttattttattttggtaataAGGAACATTTCATTTGTAACTGTAATGTACGTTGCTTTTCTTGATGGGCAATGTCCTTTTCTTcgctattaatttaataaaggaATTTGCACCGACTTGTGTACTTTTCCACTCCATGTCGGTATTTTAAATTTCTGCTTTCTGCTCCCATGGGATGATtgctataaaaatgaaaaaaaggcgTAGGCActattttgtcggtaatttccgataaaaataccaaccaaataaatttctattaataataaacaattaaaatgataatgggattgaaaaggtaaaaaaataattattaaaaatcctATCAGCAATTTAATGTATGATGAAATTACCAACCAAAATTCCATCAAtggttttaaataaattaaaatatgacaGTGACAGTTTCTTGTTTCCCTATCATTCTTTGTTTTCTCGAATCAAATTTAGCAAATTAGCACAATCTTCACAAATCCAGCCATTCAATCTGTCGGCATCAAAcctctttcttaaaaaatatataaaaaaagttgaagaataCTTAGAAAATTTGGAAAGAAGGGTAAGGGAGGATCAAAATATTCAAGgtgaaaaaattaacaagtcaTATGAAGATAAAGATCttattgacaagaaaaaaattcaatatgaacaaaaaaaatatttgaatgttTAAGaactcaattgaatttttttaaggtttaattgaatttattaagcggttaattataaaaaaaaatcattttttgagtttaatttgagcttcaaatgaaagaaattgaagtttatgGTTTgaattgcattttttaaaaagctaatttagttaaatcaatgatttaattgtataaatattaaagtttaattgaaaaattatgaattttattaaatacaggGACTAAAATCGATTAAATcagtattcaatttttttaaaaaaaatgtttgattgtttatagatgggattatataatttaaaaatcaaatgaaatatactaaaattaaaaggagttCATCATGGGAGAATTCCTAATATTTCTCAAGTAATATAAGATTATCTCTGGCACATGTATCTTAACATTTTCAAGTTAAACGACGGCAAATTTAGCACATTTCATGTTGTAATCTTTTTATTCTGTCTCCGATGCCCCAAAGCTTGAACATTTTCTCTGGAAATGCATAAAGAAATCTTAATAGGATTTCCCCTTTGAATCATATGATTATCTgttaaaaaaacgaaaaagaaaaaagaaaaagaaaaaggacaatgatacgatgatataaaaattacacaATGTCATATATGTCTGCGCTGATTTTGCCtactttttttgtcaatttcatacATACCCACATTTTCAGCCCCTCAAGTCTTGGTACATATGTACCATTCATATGGGAGtcgtttttattattacttggcagaattttttataatccgtgtcaaactttaatattgctaaaaaaaaattatttaaaacaaaaatagtatataatatcttgttttttaaaggaaaatatCTAGTTTAAAGTGTTATcactaatattataattattaaaaaaatcttaattggtCAACAAAGGTTTTATAATACGGAAtttgttatataaaaagaaaaatactattatCATTTAAGCATTTTATTTGAAACAGACTGCATTGatagttttgtttaaaattataagaatttttttttatttttttttgtatcatgtTTCTTATTCTGGtgttaatgaaaaatacttagaaatatttttaattttgatgttgataaatattgcacaaactaaaaaaatatgatatttctttACTTTGTTGTTAGTGAAATAAATTAgcaaagttttgaatttttaattcaagaagaaaatttccatgcttttttttttctttttgtttaccgtttttactttttttagacAAGTATTGTACAACAAATTTGCACTTATAATATGGGCTATAAATTGAGCATATATTgaggaaagataaaaaaaaaacataaataaaaaaaaataaaataatatataagggGTTCATAAGTAAGTACCCCATGAAGTTCCACAAATATTTTAGGAAAGTCTCAATTTTTATACCTTGTTTgctaaatatcaaaattatatgggagtataaaaattataaccaaGATATGAAGGTTGGGCAGGTTGAGGCTGAAATCCAAACCcagctaatttttttattttttttgggttggatCTAGTCCAGCTGGCTGGATTAAACCCAACAGCCCGGCCTGGTTAATGGTTCAGACCAGTAACACAGCCGGTTAATCTCTAACTGCAAACGTGCGTGAGCTATCACGCTCGTTTACTGCAGAGCCTGGATAATTAAATCGCAGAATGAACAGTACCTAATGAATTAAAATGAGAGCGGGGGAAGACAGAAGACTTACCTGTTTTGCAGAGAATTTGCGCAAGACTGCAGATGCTGGGCGAAGTTCCTGTATTCAAGTTCTCGCCTGTTCCTTGTTCTTTCCTGTTCTATCTCTCTCGTCTCTCTCGtttctttattggttttttctttctctcttgttCTCTCCTCCgccgtcttttttttttttgttttcttccctcCCCAATTTGATCGTTGATTTCCTTGGTATTTATAGTGATCTTCCTTCCCTGCCCCAACCTACGTCTCTCCTCCTGATAAGCCTGGCTTGGGGAGTTAGTTTCCTGCTAAGACTCCGACGCCAACAGTATGCCTGGACTGTTGGTGGTAGACCTTGGCCCGGATTCCAGTAGCGTGTCCGGGAGGAAGTCTGTTTGGATTGGGGACCTTGGTAGGCTAAATTTGGCTTGTGTTGGGCTGCCCATCTGGGCAGCGTTTTGTTTTATTCTTCACCGGTGGCTTCCTCTGTTTCCAGAGGAAGACGACGGTGGATGGGCGTGAAACGACACCGTTTCAGGGAGAGGGTGgctgtttttcaatttggtcctcgaTGTTACATTTTGCAATCGGACCCCTGGACCAAATTGTAATTAAACCCTGCATTGCAGTGCCTTTTACACAacagtccttggattttaatttcttgcaatttggaCCACAATCAGCCttgatttctttatattttttcaattaagcccccaatttcattaattaaactaattctaAGCACAATTACGtctccaaacttattaattcttcctTTTCCCACCACAACTAGTTGCAAAACTTATAATCCAATCTGATTAAATTCTTATGACTTTCAATTTGTGTTTTCTTAGcctaaaactcaattttcttcAATCATCTCATTTTTGTATTgtcaaaaattgagttatgacaatCCGTAATGAgttgttcatattttttatttgagatgaaTTATTTGATCATGTACTCTTTGGTCTAACATTGCCTCAAATTCTAGAGTTTAAGTGTTCAAGATTGATTGCGAACTTCCAATGGTTGAAACAGTACGAGTAGTTCGTAAATTCTCGACCGTAGTATTGGAGAGTTCATACACCCGATTTCTAACAGGTCCACTAGAAAATTTTACCTCCAATCACAAATCTGAATCGATATCCAAGTAGATTAAGGGATCGTCTCCGTGTCTATCCTTCAACTGGTTGTTGTatgtctcttaaaaaaaaaaaaaataaatttatcaaattcaagtaaataataacttaaaaaaaaatgattgaaaactaATATACCAAAAAGTGTTGAGCCTGCCTATCCTTGAACTGTTGCATCTCTTTTTGGCTGTCATCACTTTGCACATgcgtttccataaaaaaatttatagggTCTGGCTTCACGTCTAAGTACTATAGTCTCCAAGATAAAAATGttgttagttaaatatatttataaaaaaacaacaaatacaaaaaatagataaaattaaaaaaaacttatcatccGCTTTGAATGCGAAACGAACGAAATGGAATTACTGATATGCATGGTAATAGAATTGTGAACACACCAGCTTCGATTCCCTACACTGAACTGTGATCATCGCGTAAAACATGCATACATCATGTGCTAAATGTATACCACCCATATAGTGTTTAAGATGTATGGCGACTTGAAATCTTTCAAAACCACCACGTCATTCTAGCCTGAAAGATTACTttctttcacatattttttggttttcttttgcaTCTCGTACTAAAAATTATGTAACCGATATGGTACAAATAAATTATCTATAAGTAAgtgacaaataaaattttaatatttgaaataagaaaatatcttgattttgatgttacTTAATTATAGTGtgatttcaaatttttctttgcaataaaaatttataaaaattttgtttcagtAATTTCAATACAATAAACTAATTAAGTTTAACAAAATACTAATGTATTTGGATTTTATGGTtggcatgttttgtttttgtctatCGACTATCCATTTATAGGGTTAACCAAGAAGATTTTATGATGTTCAAGTCATAACTAGCAATATTCTATTAGGTTACTCAATAAAACACACTTTATAGAAATAGATAAATACAAACAAGAGAGAGATAcgaggtgtgtgtgtgtatattatcACTATTAGTTGTTCATGAATTgtattctctcttttatttgtatttatttttttcttcaaaaaaaatcgCATCGAGTAACTATGAAGTTGTCATTAGTTAGAGTTTAAGCAATATAAATTTTCTCATTCTATAGGATAAAATTgttgttgatttaatatttaatttatttataatatttcttatttcaaTCAGTATTACACTTTAcactaattttaatatttcttccaAGTAATATAAGATTGTCACTCGCACATGTATCCTAACATTTTCATGTTAAACTATGACAAATTTAGCACATTTCACGTTATataatattctttatattttgtctCTGATGCCCCCAAGCTTGAACATTATCTTGGAAGTATGCATATCGTGCCCACTTgtttactaaaataaatttatattaaaagattGGATGAATATGCATGCCTTTGGAAATGCATAAAGAAATCTTAATAGGATTTCCCTTTTAAGTCATGTGATTAtctgttaaaaaaaagataaagaaaaggagtgatataaaaattacacaatgtcaacttttttttccttttaattaaattcttttatgacgatgaaattaagtttggaattattgtaaaaatactagattaaataaatgagcataaaatgtaaaaaatataaaaaatgcatgACTCATctaaattatttagtttaataattCATTTATCAATAACTACAATtgaaatagaaaagagaaagtCACTTAAAGATATCGCAGGAGAAAGTTGTCTTTCTTTGTAATTTCAACAATCAAACTAACCAAATCTAGTGTCAAATGATTTTATTCAACGAGAGAAGTTTAACAATGATGGTTTTTCCATCTAAAAATAGCAGCGAAGATAGattaagtttgattttgattttgatttttgagattcaattgattttttttttaagtgttgttttttttttttgtaatgttttgagGTTATTTGGTGGTTCAGATaggtttttatagtgttttgatGTTTATtatgtgaaaataaattgaaaaataaaatttaaatcaaatcctCCAAGATTTCTCTACCACTATAATGATGACTAAATTCTAAATAATAGTTAAACatgcaaataaaaagaaattatggaaACCTCCAATCCCACTCACCATCTAACCACATCCCTTGGTGGTAGCTTGCGTGATAGTTTATGGTAATTCTATCACCAtccatattaaatatattttttttctagtgtggTGTAGAGTGTTTATATAGAaaggtttttaattgaaaatgcattaaaataatattttttataatttttatttttaactttagcacatcaaaaccatcaacaaacacctaaaaaacattaatttaatacattttcaaataaaaaatattttaaaaaatgggtTAACCAAAAAAACATACACATTACCCTAAGTTATTTgtactacttacctcatttttTATTCCATACTCTGGGATAATAAGCACTAGTTATAGCATGTTATTTTTGTAGGTATATCTTAATTATAGTTCTAAACCTGACCCAATCTATTACATGGCCCATGGATCGGACCTTCCAACTTATGGGTTAGTTAGTTGATCtagattaatctttttttttttttttttgttcaaaat
This genomic stretch from Populus alba chromosome 19, ASM523922v2, whole genome shotgun sequence harbors:
- the LOC118056542 gene encoding laccase-14-like gives rise to the protein MGISRLGFIVGLIWFMAMDWQVLCMAQSNVHHYNFVLQQAQFTRLCETKTMLTVNGSFPGPTIHARRGDTIYVNVHNEGEYGVTIHWHGVKQPRNPWSDGPENVTQCPIQPGKNFTYEVILSDEEGTLWWHAHSDWTRATVHGAIVISPANGTTYPFPAPYAEQTIIIGSWFKGDVKAVIDEALATGGTPNISNSLTINGQPGDLYPCSEENTYRLNVNSGRTYLLRVINAVMNEEQFFGIAGHSLTVVGQDAAYIKPITTNYIMITPGQTMDILVTANQPPSYYYIASHSFADGPLAPYDKTTTTAIFQYNGNYSRPSSIPLPVLPIFNDTAAADNYTSRVRGLASSDHPVNVPQTVNRSLYITVSLNFLPCTEATCINSTRFAASMNNVSFQFQPIDILQAYYRSINGVFDADFPSEPLKYFNFTGNVTGINVATGRATKVTMLNYGEAVEIVFQGTNLLDAVNHPIHLHGFSFYLVGHGKGNFNNETDPKSYNLIDPPEINTVALPRSGWAAIRFVANNPGVWFIHCHLERHSSWGMDTVLIVRNGRTRSQSMRPPPASLPSCS